In a single window of the Micromonospora inositola genome:
- a CDS encoding sensor histidine kinase, giving the protein MDSSLRAVVRQQIRPGALAAVQGLAVALLSLTTNALLFALSVVSLALIPVFGIGFALFPAVTVLVRLSLRLQRRLSRWCGLPIATPYRPVPADAQFGTWKRFRWVVGDPATWRDFAWLIPGAFTGGACLLGFVLVAYGLEGVLFVPLVLYLNGDWHGYGVFWPMDNILKVWLAAPQGWLILFGGLAVAPWLVWLHFRFAGFFLTPTRAQELALRVRHLAATRADTIDTQAAELRRIERDLHDGAQARLVALRMSIGLAEKLLADDPAAAQRLLLEAQEASGHALAELRDLVRGIYPPVLAERGLDGAVQALALAVPLPVDVEVRLPGSPPAAVESAAYFAMAEALTNVTKHSGATRAWIQVLHRDGVLSMKVGDDGRGGATSDAGTGLAGVRRRLAAFDGTMTVTSPPGGPTVVTMELPCELSSRRTSPSSGTG; this is encoded by the coding sequence GTGGACAGCTCACTACGTGCGGTCGTCCGGCAGCAGATCCGACCGGGCGCGCTCGCCGCCGTGCAGGGCCTGGCCGTGGCCCTGCTGAGCCTGACCACCAACGCGTTGCTGTTCGCGCTGTCGGTGGTCTCGCTCGCGCTCATTCCCGTGTTCGGCATCGGGTTCGCGCTCTTCCCGGCGGTGACCGTGCTGGTGCGGTTGTCGCTGCGGCTGCAACGGCGGCTGAGCCGGTGGTGCGGGCTGCCGATCGCGACGCCGTACCGACCGGTGCCGGCCGACGCTCAGTTCGGCACCTGGAAGCGGTTCCGGTGGGTGGTCGGGGACCCGGCGACCTGGCGGGACTTCGCCTGGCTGATCCCCGGCGCATTCACCGGCGGGGCGTGCCTGCTCGGGTTCGTGCTGGTGGCGTACGGGCTGGAGGGCGTCCTGTTCGTGCCGCTGGTGCTGTACCTCAACGGCGACTGGCACGGCTACGGCGTGTTCTGGCCGATGGACAACATCCTGAAGGTGTGGCTCGCCGCGCCGCAGGGGTGGTTGATCCTGTTCGGCGGGCTGGCCGTCGCGCCGTGGCTGGTGTGGCTGCACTTCCGCTTCGCCGGCTTCTTCCTGACGCCGACCCGGGCGCAGGAGCTGGCACTGCGGGTCCGGCACCTCGCGGCCACCCGCGCCGACACCATCGACACGCAGGCCGCCGAGCTGCGCCGGATCGAACGCGACCTGCACGACGGGGCGCAGGCCCGGCTGGTCGCGCTGCGGATGAGCATCGGCCTGGCCGAGAAGCTCCTGGCCGACGATCCGGCGGCGGCGCAGCGGCTGCTGCTTGAGGCGCAGGAGGCCAGCGGCCACGCCCTGGCGGAGCTGCGCGACCTCGTACGCGGCATCTACCCGCCTGTGCTCGCCGAGCGTGGCCTGGACGGAGCGGTGCAGGCCCTCGCCCTGGCCGTCCCGCTGCCTGTGGACGTCGAGGTGCGGCTACCGGGCAGCCCACCGGCGGCGGTCGAATCCGCGGCTTACTTCGCGATGGCCGAGGCGCTGACGAACGTCACCAAGCACAGTGGCGCGACACGCGCCTGGATCCAGGTGTTGCACCGCGACGGTGTGTTGAGCATGAAGGTCGGCGACGATGGCCGTGGCGGCGCGACCTCGGACGCGGGGACCGGCCTGGCGGGTGTGCGACGGCGTTTGGCAGCCTTCGATGGCACGATGACCGTGACGAGTCCGCCCGGCGGACCCACCGTCGTGACCATGGAGCTGCCGTGCGAGTTGTCATCGCGGAGGACCTCGCCCTCCTCCGGGACGGGCTGA
- a CDS encoding PPOX class F420-dependent oxidoreductase codes for MRSIVRVLVALLGLAAMVVGVWALVAPASFSSAVDFPPSEHFVHDVGAFQLGIGATLLLALIWSDALAVALAGYLVGGAAHTVSHAIDGEVGGSAVQTWLVLLLAVLALVALVYRLRELGWVVGYVSPSAASFWTGFVRQKTVVLTTYKRDGTPVPTAVSIAVEGDRAYVRSFEKAWKTVRLRNDPRVTVAPSTALGKSTGAAVEAVGRRLSGAEYRAAGRALRRKHPVLHGVLVPLTHRLGRRRTGRTVHFELTTLDRGGATVATGETSQRCEDTRVE; via the coding sequence ATGAGAAGCATCGTGCGGGTCCTGGTCGCGCTGCTCGGTCTGGCGGCGATGGTCGTCGGGGTGTGGGCGCTGGTGGCGCCTGCCTCGTTCAGCTCGGCGGTCGACTTTCCGCCCAGCGAGCACTTCGTGCACGACGTGGGGGCGTTCCAGCTCGGCATCGGGGCGACCCTGCTGCTGGCCCTCATCTGGTCCGACGCACTCGCGGTGGCGCTGGCCGGCTACCTGGTCGGCGGGGCGGCGCACACGGTGTCGCACGCGATCGACGGTGAGGTCGGCGGCAGCGCCGTGCAGACCTGGCTGGTGCTGCTGTTGGCCGTGCTGGCCCTGGTCGCGCTGGTGTATCGGCTGCGGGAGCTGGGGTGGGTGGTCGGCTATGTCTCGCCCTCCGCTGCCTCCTTCTGGACTGGCTTTGTGCGGCAGAAGACGGTGGTGTTGACGACGTACAAGCGGGACGGGACGCCGGTGCCCACGGCCGTGAGCATCGCGGTGGAGGGGGATCGGGCGTACGTGCGCAGCTTCGAGAAGGCGTGGAAGACGGTACGGCTGCGGAACGACCCACGGGTGACCGTGGCGCCGTCGACGGCGCTCGGCAAGTCGACCGGGGCCGCCGTGGAGGCGGTGGGGCGGCGGCTGAGCGGGGCGGAATACCGGGCGGCCGGTCGGGCGCTGCGGCGCAAGCATCCGGTGCTGCACGGGGTGCTGGTGCCGCTGACGCACCGCCTCGGCCGCCGCCGGACCGGCCGTACGGTGCACTTCGAGCTGACGACGCTCGATCGAGGAGGTGCAACCGTGGCGACCGGAGAAACGTCACAGAGGTGTGAGGACACCCGGGTGGAGTGA
- a CDS encoding LuxR C-terminal-related transcriptional regulator — protein sequence MRVVIAEDLALLRDGLTRILDAYGFRVVEAVADGPSVLPALTRHRPDVAVLDVRLPPTFTDEGLQAALAARTQLPGLPTLVLSQHVEQLYARELLADRRGGVGYLLKDRVSNVGQFIDAVRRVADGGMVMDPEVVSQLLARNTGAQRLRDLTGREREVLGLMAEGRSNAAIAGRLFVTEKAVSKHINNIFSKLGMPPSDDDNRRVLAVLAYLNG from the coding sequence GTGCGAGTTGTCATCGCGGAGGACCTCGCCCTCCTCCGGGACGGGCTGACGCGCATCCTCGACGCGTACGGCTTCCGGGTCGTCGAGGCCGTCGCGGACGGGCCGTCCGTGCTGCCGGCGCTCACCCGGCACCGCCCCGACGTCGCGGTCCTCGACGTACGCCTGCCCCCGACCTTCACCGACGAGGGCCTGCAGGCGGCGCTCGCGGCCCGGACGCAGCTTCCCGGGCTGCCGACCCTCGTGCTGTCCCAACACGTCGAGCAGCTGTACGCGCGGGAGTTGCTCGCCGACCGGCGTGGGGGAGTCGGCTACCTGCTCAAGGACCGGGTGTCGAACGTCGGACAGTTCATCGACGCGGTACGCCGAGTGGCCGACGGCGGCATGGTGATGGACCCCGAGGTGGTGTCCCAGCTGCTGGCCCGCAACACCGGCGCGCAGCGGCTGCGGGACCTCACCGGCCGGGAGCGGGAGGTGCTGGGGCTGATGGCCGAGGGGCGGTCGAACGCCGCGATCGCCGGGCGGCTGTTCGTCACCGAGAAGGCGGTCAGCAAGCACATCAACAACATCTTCAGCAAGCTGGGGATGCCGCCGTCGGATGACGACAACCGGCGGGTGCTCGCGGTGCTCGCGTACCTGAACGGCTGA
- a CDS encoding nitroreductase/quinone reductase family protein, with amino-acid sequence MTKAVRDALEGVSEIELTVTGRKTGRQITHPVWFVQEEESAFLVPVTGSDSDWYKNVRQTPMVQLAANGTAVSTTATPITDADRVNHVVEMFREKYGSDQVDQHYPKHDVAVQVSLT; translated from the coding sequence GTGACCAAGGCCGTCAGGGATGCGCTTGAGGGCGTCAGCGAGATCGAGCTGACCGTGACCGGCCGGAAGACCGGACGGCAGATCACCCACCCGGTGTGGTTCGTCCAGGAGGAGGAGAGCGCCTTCCTGGTCCCGGTAACCGGGTCGGACAGCGACTGGTACAAGAACGTACGGCAGACACCGATGGTGCAGCTGGCCGCCAACGGGACGGCGGTGAGCACGACCGCCACGCCGATCACGGACGCGGACCGGGTCAACCACGTGGTGGAGATGTTCCGCGAGAAGTACGGCTCGGATCAGGTGGACCAGCACTACCCGAAGCACGACGTCGCCGTCCAGGTCTCACTCACCTAG
- a CDS encoding L-histidine N(alpha)-methyltransferase, with product MDQQAREQIKLLRRLEKVISETEFSWSLCLVGEDQSRKLNELANELQRPFSSTGDEKRIVSGYSYWGIEPAVNWQRACTDPNYPVMRDGIETFSRRWRSLHSRHNGQPYHYISLGPGTGEKDAVVLADLQPLNPEMYYVPVDMSAEMLRLGLKPMKSLPFFMQFRNQLLPVQLDFSVEENVAELNELRDRLMGDEPVLFSLLGNTMANFDDDVDLVERLSKQLLRPQDRLLVEVATASHLDDRMAQQAAREYETSWVFREFVISALHQNTDLSINMNHVRFEGVVEEGRSLLIKVIYCNKSVEDLKIVLPNRSEVHFPSGDTIRLHITRKYQLKALEAALVKAGLFVENEAYTQFQAYERVRRFGMDLMLLSNSDAGNGPDTAARDVFRRVGK from the coding sequence GTGGATCAGCAGGCCAGGGAGCAGATAAAACTTCTGCGCAGACTCGAGAAAGTGATATCAGAAACCGAGTTCTCGTGGTCGCTGTGCCTGGTCGGTGAAGACCAGTCCCGGAAGCTCAACGAACTGGCCAACGAGCTTCAGCGTCCCTTCTCGTCAACTGGCGACGAGAAAAGGATTGTGTCCGGTTATTCGTACTGGGGAATCGAGCCGGCGGTCAACTGGCAGCGGGCCTGCACCGACCCCAATTATCCCGTCATGAGAGACGGGATCGAGACCTTCAGCCGGCGTTGGCGGAGCCTGCATTCCCGGCACAATGGCCAGCCCTATCACTACATCAGCCTGGGCCCCGGGACGGGGGAGAAGGACGCCGTGGTTCTGGCCGATCTCCAGCCGCTGAACCCGGAAATGTACTACGTGCCCGTCGACATGAGCGCGGAGATGCTACGTCTCGGCTTGAAGCCGATGAAATCCCTGCCCTTTTTCATGCAGTTCCGGAACCAGCTGCTTCCGGTGCAACTCGACTTCTCGGTCGAAGAGAACGTGGCCGAGCTGAACGAGTTGCGTGACCGGCTGATGGGGGACGAGCCGGTGCTGTTCTCTCTGCTCGGTAACACGATGGCCAACTTCGACGACGACGTCGACCTGGTCGAGCGGCTGAGCAAGCAACTGCTACGCCCGCAGGACAGGCTGCTGGTGGAGGTCGCCACAGCGTCTCATCTCGACGACCGGATGGCGCAGCAGGCAGCCCGGGAGTATGAGACCAGTTGGGTGTTCCGCGAGTTCGTCATAAGCGCGTTGCACCAGAACACCGACCTCTCGATCAATATGAACCATGTGCGATTCGAGGGAGTGGTCGAAGAGGGTCGCTCGCTGCTCATCAAGGTGATCTACTGCAACAAATCGGTCGAAGATCTGAAGATCGTGCTTCCGAACCGCAGTGAGGTCCATTTTCCGAGCGGGGACACCATTCGCCTCCACATCACGCGAAAATACCAGTTGAAGGCCCTGGAGGCTGCGTTGGTCAAGGCGGGCCTTTTCGTGGAGAATGAGGCCTACACGCAGTTCCAGGCCTACGAGAGAGTCCGTCGGTTCGGCATGGATCTCATGCTCCTCTCGAACAGCGATGCTGGCAACGGCCCCGACACGGCCGCACGAGACGTGTTCCGCCGCGTAGGGAAATGA
- a CDS encoding MMPL family transporter, producing MIAGWVVAAAAIIVTTPSLSDITSADQESFLPHSYESVQATEIGKKAFPQQATATATVVVKRADGQSLTPADEARVGQLAQSLKARNISHTSGYLTGPPAVAPDKSVQVVSVGLDAPAPDDPALLDAVRDLRAAIGPELAGSGLTAGVAGDVASFVDNENTFNKAFAVVGIATIILIIGLILIIFRSPIAALLPVPVIAVVLTVTTGLVAAAGKAFDLNVSQDLQTVLLIVLFGIGTDYILFLLFRYRERLRAGDDKRTAMIVSVERVGEVITSAAGAVIVAFLVLLLASLGFFGSLGPALAIAVGVMLVTSLTLVPAVVSLLGRYVFWPSKAWRRAPKATMSRRLGTAIGRRPALVAAASGALLVALAAGVLSYKADYDFSAGFPQDTESAKAAADLQRGFAAGALAPTEVYLTTGNGSPLTEQQISDFAATAANAPGVGRAQPPERSSDPSVARVNLLLNENPVSNEAITLVRDELRDALHKAAPPGTRAVVGGPTAIFADINSANNRDLSVILPVAAGLIALILALLLRSLVAPIYLVIAVLLNFAATLGATVYLFQGLQDKPGVTFQLPIILYLFVVAIGTDYNILMIARLREEAREGNEPHQAAAIGVEHAGPTVAAAGLILAGTFGVLMLAPISFLQQMGFAVAIGIVLSAFVMSMFFVPALTALIGHKAWWPGHGDERPASGRHAEPEPASVAKA from the coding sequence GTGATTGCCGGCTGGGTGGTCGCGGCAGCCGCCATCATCGTCACCACACCGTCTCTGAGCGACATCACCTCCGCCGACCAGGAGAGCTTCCTGCCCCACTCCTACGAGTCGGTGCAGGCCACCGAGATCGGGAAGAAGGCGTTTCCGCAGCAGGCCACCGCGACGGCGACCGTCGTGGTCAAGCGCGCCGACGGGCAGTCGCTCACGCCGGCCGACGAGGCGAGGGTGGGCCAGCTCGCCCAGTCGCTCAAGGCCAGGAACATCTCGCACACGTCCGGCTACCTGACCGGCCCGCCGGCCGTGGCACCGGACAAGTCGGTGCAGGTGGTGAGCGTCGGGCTTGACGCGCCCGCCCCGGACGACCCGGCGCTGCTCGACGCCGTACGCGACCTGCGGGCGGCCATCGGCCCGGAGCTGGCGGGCAGCGGGCTGACCGCGGGCGTGGCCGGCGACGTGGCGAGCTTCGTCGACAACGAGAACACCTTCAACAAGGCTTTCGCGGTGGTCGGCATCGCGACGATCATCCTGATCATCGGACTGATCCTGATCATCTTCCGCAGCCCCATCGCCGCGCTGCTGCCCGTGCCGGTCATCGCCGTTGTCCTTACCGTCACGACCGGGCTTGTCGCCGCGGCGGGCAAGGCGTTCGACCTCAATGTCAGTCAGGATCTGCAGACGGTACTGCTGATCGTGCTGTTCGGCATCGGCACCGACTACATCCTGTTCCTGCTGTTCCGCTATCGGGAGCGGCTGCGTGCCGGTGACGACAAGCGCACCGCGATGATCGTCTCCGTCGAGCGGGTCGGCGAGGTCATCACGTCGGCCGCGGGAGCGGTCATCGTCGCGTTCCTCGTGCTGCTCCTCGCCTCACTGGGCTTCTTCGGCTCACTCGGCCCGGCGCTCGCGATCGCCGTCGGCGTCATGCTGGTCACCTCGCTCACGCTCGTCCCGGCGGTTGTCTCGCTGCTCGGCCGGTACGTCTTCTGGCCGTCCAAGGCGTGGCGGCGTGCCCCCAAGGCCACCATGTCGCGCCGTCTCGGGACCGCCATCGGACGCCGGCCGGCGCTCGTCGCGGCGGCATCCGGCGCCCTGCTGGTCGCGCTCGCCGCGGGCGTGTTGAGCTACAAGGCCGACTACGACTTCAGCGCCGGCTTCCCACAGGACACCGAGTCGGCGAAGGCCGCTGCGGACCTGCAGCGCGGGTTCGCCGCCGGTGCCCTCGCTCCCACCGAGGTCTACCTGACCACCGGCAACGGGTCGCCGCTGACCGAGCAACAGATCAGCGACTTCGCGGCGACCGCGGCGAACGCTCCGGGGGTGGGCCGGGCGCAACCCCCGGAGCGCAGCAGCGACCCGAGTGTGGCCCGGGTCAACCTGCTGCTCAACGAAAACCCGGTCTCCAACGAGGCGATCACGCTCGTCCGCGACGAACTACGCGACGCCCTGCACAAGGCGGCCCCGCCCGGCACCCGGGCGGTGGTCGGCGGACCCACCGCGATCTTCGCGGACATCAACTCGGCGAACAACCGCGACCTGTCGGTGATCCTGCCGGTGGCGGCCGGCCTGATCGCGCTCATCCTCGCGCTGCTGCTGCGCAGCCTGGTCGCGCCGATCTACCTCGTGATAGCTGTGCTGCTCAACTTCGCCGCCACGCTGGGTGCCACGGTCTATCTCTTCCAAGGGCTGCAGGACAAGCCCGGGGTCACCTTCCAGCTGCCGATCATCCTCTACCTCTTCGTGGTGGCGATCGGGACCGACTACAACATTCTGATGATCGCCCGGCTGCGTGAGGAGGCACGGGAGGGCAACGAGCCGCACCAGGCCGCCGCTATCGGAGTGGAACACGCCGGCCCGACGGTCGCGGCGGCAGGGCTGATCCTTGCCGGGACGTTCGGGGTGCTGATGCTCGCGCCGATCTCGTTCCTGCAGCAGATGGGCTTCGCGGTGGCGATCGGCATCGTGCTGTCGGCGTTCGTCATGTCGATGTTCTTCGTTCCGGCGCTGACCGCGCTGATCGGGCACAAGGCGTGGTGGCCGGGGCATGGCGACGAGCGGCCGGCCAGCGGGCGGCACGCCGAGCCGGAGCCGGCGAGCGTGGCGAAGGCGTAG
- a CDS encoding YciI family protein, producing MRYMVMHKLDEDVPGNFDPSPEFMKTMGAFMEEVVQAGVLLAAEGLCASKEEAARITVSNGKKTVTDGPFTETKELIAGFALLDVRSRDEAVEWGKRFTDVFVQHGIDVEVDVRRVYEG from the coding sequence ATGCGCTACATGGTGATGCACAAGCTGGACGAGGACGTGCCCGGCAACTTCGACCCGAGCCCGGAGTTCATGAAGACGATGGGCGCCTTCATGGAGGAGGTCGTCCAGGCCGGCGTGCTGCTCGCCGCCGAAGGGCTCTGCGCCAGCAAGGAGGAGGCGGCCCGGATCACCGTCAGCAACGGCAAGAAGACCGTCACCGACGGGCCGTTCACCGAGACCAAGGAACTCATCGCCGGGTTCGCCCTGCTCGACGTGCGGTCCCGGGACGAGGCGGTGGAGTGGGGCAAGCGATTCACCGACGTCTTCGTGCAGCACGGGATCGACGTCGAGGTGGACGTGCGGCGGGTCTACGAGGGCTGA
- a CDS encoding MMPL family transporter, translating into MTTRLQEKHRLAGLASGRRSKYAMLIFWLVLVAAAGPLAIKLTEVQDNDTLGALPATAEASRAVQRAEDAFPDSQKPLAVAVYVRDGGLTGADRAKVDGDRTAFTRYADGGQVPPAIPSDDGQALLLSFPVAGDADQRADAVADVKEQLGDAPAGLRTALTGPAGGEDDVFDAFAGMDTTLLLATAATVALLLLVTYRSPVLWLIPLITVAVANQLASAVVYLLARHAGLAVDLQSQSILTVLVFGVGVDYALLLIARYREELRRHADRHAAMAVALRRSIGAIGASAATVAIGLLCLLAAHLPSTRGLGPVGAVGIAAALLAMTTLLPAVLVIFGRWLFWPFVPRYSPDAVGLDVAAQHGVWRRIAGFVGRRPRAVWLGTAAALVALSFGIGNLSIGMPHDESFTKEVGSVTGQRMIEAHYPRGAVAPAEILAAAGPADQVVAAARAVPGVAEVGEPQRSPDGRWVHIAAVLADTPDSDAALDTVDRLRDAVHAVPGAQALVGGDTAYLLDEERTVGRDNLVVVPLVLAVVFVILVLLLRALVAPLLLLASVVLSYVAAMGAAGLILDAMGYPKLFVGIPLQTFLFLVALGVDYTIFLTTRAREETARLGHRRGVLHALTVTGGVITSAGVVLAATFGALSVLPLVPSVQSAVIIGVGVLLDTFLVRSLLVPALALHVGPRVWWPSALARPAIRPVAAPPVERAAAAS; encoded by the coding sequence ATGACCACAAGGCTGCAAGAAAAGCACCGGCTGGCCGGCCTGGCGTCCGGCCGCCGCAGCAAGTACGCCATGCTCATCTTCTGGCTCGTCCTCGTCGCGGCGGCCGGGCCGCTGGCGATCAAGCTGACCGAGGTGCAGGACAACGACACCCTCGGCGCGCTGCCCGCCACCGCCGAAGCCAGCCGGGCGGTGCAGCGGGCGGAGGACGCGTTCCCGGATTCGCAGAAGCCCCTGGCCGTCGCCGTCTACGTCCGCGACGGCGGGCTCACCGGCGCCGACCGAGCGAAGGTGGACGGCGACCGCACGGCGTTCACCCGGTACGCGGACGGCGGCCAGGTGCCCCCGGCGATCCCCAGCGACGACGGGCAGGCGCTGCTGCTCTCCTTCCCGGTCGCAGGGGACGCCGACCAGCGCGCCGACGCGGTGGCCGACGTCAAGGAGCAGCTGGGCGACGCACCGGCCGGCCTGCGGACCGCGTTGACCGGTCCGGCGGGCGGCGAGGACGACGTCTTCGACGCGTTCGCCGGCATGGACACCACGCTGCTGCTGGCGACCGCGGCCACCGTCGCGTTGCTGCTCCTCGTCACGTACCGCAGCCCGGTCCTGTGGTTGATCCCGCTCATCACGGTGGCGGTGGCCAACCAGCTCGCCAGCGCGGTGGTGTACCTGCTGGCCCGGCACGCCGGGCTGGCCGTGGATCTCCAGAGCCAGAGCATCCTGACCGTGCTGGTCTTCGGCGTCGGCGTGGACTACGCCCTGCTGCTCATCGCCCGCTACCGGGAGGAACTGCGCCGGCACGCCGACCGGCACGCGGCGATGGCCGTCGCGCTGCGGCGGTCGATCGGCGCGATCGGCGCCTCGGCGGCGACCGTCGCGATCGGACTGCTGTGCCTGCTCGCCGCGCACCTGCCGTCCACCCGGGGGCTCGGACCGGTCGGCGCGGTCGGGATCGCCGCGGCGCTGCTCGCCATGACCACGCTGCTGCCGGCCGTGCTGGTCATCTTCGGGCGGTGGCTGTTCTGGCCGTTCGTGCCGCGGTACTCACCGGACGCGGTCGGGCTCGACGTGGCGGCCCAGCACGGCGTGTGGCGCCGGATCGCCGGTTTCGTCGGGCGGCGGCCCCGCGCGGTGTGGCTGGGAACGGCGGCGGCGCTGGTCGCCCTGAGCTTCGGCATCGGCAACCTCAGCATCGGCATGCCGCATGACGAGTCCTTCACCAAGGAGGTCGGCTCGGTCACCGGGCAGCGGATGATCGAGGCGCACTACCCGAGGGGAGCCGTCGCACCCGCCGAGATCCTGGCCGCCGCCGGGCCGGCCGACCAGGTGGTGGCCGCCGCCCGTGCGGTGCCGGGGGTGGCCGAGGTGGGCGAGCCGCAGCGCTCGCCGGACGGCCGGTGGGTGCACATCGCCGCGGTCCTGGCCGACACGCCGGACAGCGACGCGGCGCTGGACACCGTCGACCGGCTCCGCGATGCGGTGCATGCCGTGCCGGGGGCGCAGGCCCTCGTTGGCGGGGACACCGCGTACCTGCTCGACGAGGAGCGGACGGTCGGCCGGGACAACCTGGTCGTCGTGCCGCTGGTGCTGGCGGTCGTCTTCGTCATCCTGGTGCTGCTATTGCGCGCGCTGGTCGCGCCGCTGCTGCTGCTGGCCAGCGTGGTCCTGTCCTACGTCGCCGCGATGGGCGCGGCCGGGCTGATCCTCGACGCGATGGGCTACCCGAAGCTATTCGTCGGGATCCCGCTGCAGACGTTCCTGTTCCTCGTCGCGCTCGGCGTGGACTACACCATCTTCCTCACCACCCGGGCCCGGGAGGAGACGGCGCGGCTCGGGCACCGGCGGGGCGTGCTGCACGCGTTGACCGTGACCGGCGGGGTGATCACCAGCGCGGGTGTGGTGCTGGCCGCCACGTTCGGCGCGCTGAGCGTGCTGCCGCTGGTGCCGTCGGTGCAGTCGGCAGTCATCATCGGCGTCGGGGTGCTGCTCGACACGTTCCTCGTCCGCAGCCTGCTCGTCCCGGCGCTGGCACTGCACGTCGGCCCCCGTGTTTGGTGGCCGAGCGCCCTGGCGCGGCCGGCGATCCGGCCGGTCGCGGCGCCGCCGGTCGAGCGGGCAGCGGCGGCGTCGTAG
- a CDS encoding DUF998 domain-containing protein, with translation MTSTTMPRAGMTDRMSTRTLLAAGIATGPFFGVVATAQVLTRDGFDLSRQPLSLLALGEHGWIQVANFVLTGLLALAGAAGMRRALRGTAAGTWGPALVAVFGVGLIVAAAMPSDPSMGWPAGAPEGSPDSLSWHAIGHGVGAMLAFGSLTIACLVFARRYLRTGRRGWAVFSLACALATVVVMAWPDQDSISVRLALGSVFIFGWLTAVSAHTLNERNH, from the coding sequence ATGACCAGTACGACGATGCCGCGGGCCGGGATGACCGACAGGATGTCCACCCGGACCCTGCTCGCCGCCGGGATCGCCACCGGGCCGTTCTTCGGGGTGGTGGCGACGGCCCAGGTGCTCACCCGGGACGGGTTCGACCTGAGCCGGCAGCCGCTCAGCCTGCTCGCCCTCGGCGAGCACGGCTGGATCCAGGTCGCCAACTTCGTACTCACCGGGTTGCTGGCGCTCGCCGGCGCCGCCGGGATGCGACGGGCGCTGCGCGGGACGGCCGCCGGGACGTGGGGCCCGGCGCTGGTGGCGGTCTTCGGCGTCGGCCTGATCGTCGCCGCGGCGATGCCCTCCGACCCCAGCATGGGCTGGCCGGCCGGCGCGCCCGAAGGCTCGCCCGACTCGCTGAGCTGGCACGCCATCGGTCACGGCGTCGGGGCCATGCTGGCCTTCGGATCGCTCACCATCGCCTGCCTGGTCTTCGCCCGCCGGTACCTGCGCACCGGGCGGCGCGGCTGGGCGGTGTTCTCCCTGGCCTGCGCCCTGGCGACCGTCGTCGTCATGGCCTGGCCCGACCAGGACAGCATCAGCGTCCGGCTGGCGCTGGGCTCGGTCTTCATCTTCGGGTGGCTCACCGCGGTGTCCGCCCACACCTTGAATGAGAGGAACCACTGA